One stretch of Janibacter limosus DNA includes these proteins:
- a CDS encoding Ppx/GppA phosphatase family protein, giving the protein MRVAAVDCGTNSIRLLVADIDETASETTPIVDVVRRSEVVRLGQGVDTTGYLAPEALARTLDMCREYAEQCRHHAVPPGNVRFVATSASRDASNADEFIAGVREAFGELDVVPEVVPGSEEAALSFTGATGGLLAAGFEGPYLVADIGGGSTELARGTHEVVAGTSLDIGSVRLTERHHRTDPPTQEVIDAARFDIAEALDEAEAQVGLGGVTTVVGLAGSVTTVAALALQLDSYDPSAIHLARISIDEMMTACERLILSTRAERAAQPFMHPGRVDVIGAGALIWWEILERTRGANGPDLVVTVSERDILDGIALSIVHPAVVEDESATD; this is encoded by the coding sequence ATGAGAGTCGCTGCCGTCGACTGCGGGACCAACTCGATCCGTCTGCTCGTCGCGGACATCGACGAGACCGCCTCCGAGACGACGCCGATCGTCGACGTCGTGCGCCGCAGCGAGGTGGTGCGACTGGGGCAGGGCGTGGACACGACGGGATACCTGGCGCCCGAGGCGCTCGCCCGGACCCTGGACATGTGCCGCGAGTACGCGGAGCAGTGCCGCCACCACGCGGTGCCACCCGGCAATGTCCGCTTCGTCGCGACATCGGCCTCGCGGGACGCCAGCAACGCCGACGAGTTCATCGCCGGCGTGCGCGAGGCCTTCGGTGAGCTCGACGTCGTCCCCGAGGTCGTCCCCGGCTCCGAGGAGGCCGCGCTCAGCTTCACCGGCGCGACGGGCGGGCTGCTCGCAGCCGGGTTCGAGGGGCCCTACCTCGTGGCCGACATCGGCGGTGGCTCGACGGAGCTCGCCCGGGGTACCCACGAGGTCGTCGCCGGCACCTCCCTCGACATCGGTTCGGTGCGGCTCACCGAGCGGCACCACCGCACGGACCCGCCCACCCAGGAGGTGATCGACGCCGCGCGCTTCGACATCGCCGAGGCACTGGACGAGGCAGAGGCCCAGGTCGGCCTCGGTGGGGTCACGACGGTCGTCGGTCTGGCCGGGTCGGTCACCACGGTGGCGGCCCTCGCCCTCCAGCTCGACTCGTACGACCCCTCCGCCATCCACCTGGCGCGCATCTCCATCGACGAGATGATGACCGCGTGCGAGCGGCTGATCCTCAGCACGCGTGCCGAGCGGGCGGCCCAACCCTTCATGCACCCGGGGCGGGTCGACGTCATCGGCGCCGGCGCGCTCATCTGGTGGGAGATCCTCGAGCGCACGCGCGGTGCCAACGGCCCCGACCTCGTCGTGACGGTCTCCGAGCGGGACATCCTCGACGGCATCGCACTGTCGATCGTGCATCCTGCTGTGGTGGAGGACGAGTCCGCGACGGACTGA
- a CDS encoding winged helix-turn-helix transcriptional regulator produces MPRQSPTLARALDDPCSIIRSLGVLSDSWSFLIIREALLGTRTFGQLRERLGIASDVLTARLSMLVEQGVLDKVPYREPGQRTRDAYDLTPAGEDLKTVMVALQQWGVAHVPREQGPRFLPVTTDAAEPVRACLVDARGRIVSDADVAFVRRDARPTPDLPA; encoded by the coding sequence ATGCCTCGACAGTCCCCGACGCTCGCCCGGGCCCTGGACGACCCGTGCTCCATCATCCGCAGCCTCGGGGTGCTCAGTGACTCCTGGAGCTTCTTGATCATCCGCGAGGCACTCCTCGGCACCCGGACCTTCGGACAGCTCCGCGAGCGCCTGGGCATCGCGTCCGACGTCCTCACTGCCCGGCTGAGCATGCTCGTGGAGCAGGGGGTCCTCGACAAGGTGCCCTACCGAGAGCCCGGCCAGCGCACCCGCGACGCCTACGACCTCACACCTGCAGGTGAGGACCTGAAGACCGTCATGGTCGCCCTGCAGCAGTGGGGCGTGGCGCATGTCCCCCGAGAGCAGGGACCACGATTCCTCCCCGTCACCACCGACGCGGCAGAGCCCGTCCGCGCCTGCTTGGTCGACGCCCGGGGCAGGATCGTCTCCGATGCGGACGTCGCCTTCGTCCGCCGCGACGCCCGCCCGACCCCTGACCTGCCCGCCTGA
- a CDS encoding siderophore-interacting protein, producing the protein MPPSPRAPRPQRVLTVESTQRLGPHLVRLVLTGESLADFGAQESTDAYVKLLFVDPDLGLEPPFDLAALRESLPGDEQPVTRTYTVRAIDRAALRLTLDVVAHGDVGYAGPWAQQAKGGDVAVVMGPGGGYAPRPDVGWHLFAGDLSALPAIAASLEALPTEAKGVALIEVELEEDIIELEAPDGVRVSWLVNPDITDVDFLARAVDAVAWPQELAAESVQVFAHGERESIKCVRAALKRREVPRAAISISGYWARGRTEDAFQAEKKTPIGKIED; encoded by the coding sequence ATGCCTCCCTCCCCCAGGGCCCCACGGCCGCAGCGGGTGCTCACCGTCGAGTCCACGCAGCGACTCGGTCCGCACCTCGTGCGGCTCGTCCTCACGGGCGAGTCCCTCGCGGACTTCGGGGCGCAGGAGTCCACGGACGCCTACGTCAAGCTGCTCTTCGTCGACCCCGACCTCGGGCTGGAGCCTCCCTTCGACCTCGCGGCGCTGCGCGAGAGCCTGCCCGGCGACGAGCAGCCCGTGACCCGCACGTACACGGTCCGGGCGATCGACCGGGCCGCGCTGCGCCTGACCCTGGACGTCGTGGCCCATGGCGATGTCGGGTACGCCGGACCGTGGGCCCAGCAGGCGAAGGGGGGCGATGTCGCCGTCGTCATGGGGCCCGGTGGCGGCTACGCACCGCGGCCCGACGTCGGCTGGCACCTCTTCGCGGGCGATCTGTCGGCGCTGCCGGCCATCGCCGCATCGCTCGAGGCGCTGCCGACCGAGGCGAAGGGGGTCGCGCTGATCGAGGTCGAGCTCGAGGAGGACATCATCGAGCTCGAGGCGCCGGACGGTGTCCGGGTCAGCTGGCTCGTCAACCCCGACATCACCGACGTCGACTTCCTCGCCCGGGCCGTCGACGCGGTGGCCTGGCCGCAGGAGCTGGCGGCGGAGTCCGTGCAGGTCTTCGCCCATGGTGAGCGCGAGTCGATCAAGTGCGTGCGCGCCGCCCTCAAGCGGCGCGAGGTGCCCCGCGCGGCCATCTCGATCTCGGGGTACTGGGCGCGCGGTCGGACCGAGGACGCCTTCCAGGCGGAGAAGAAGACGCCGATCGGCAAGATCGAGGACTGA
- a CDS encoding SGNH/GDSL hydrolase family protein: MAELGRALGRAALGAAGTAAAGATLAGLGYGLIQAEAKITRRIVGNPFDGAPDDDGVYGAAPGNPVQLLVLGDSTAAGMGADNRYQTIGAILSTGLAAIMGRPVELTNEAVVGAESSDLSAQLSRALARVDSPDVAVILVGANDVTHRIDRAISVQHLQRTVRYLRTLDIPVVVGTCPDLGTVEPVPFPLNRLLRQWSRELATAQTVAAVEAGARTVSLADLLGPEFAASPTVMFSQDRFHPSPAGYARVASALLPSVAAEVDAWPEGAEKDTEPEAHRGEGIGALDDAAERAAASPGTEVGPAEVSGRRAGPRGPWAMLRRRGEHEVTDL, from the coding sequence ATGGCAGAGCTGGGACGCGCGCTGGGACGTGCCGCGCTGGGTGCCGCGGGCACCGCAGCCGCGGGCGCGACCCTCGCCGGGCTGGGCTACGGGCTCATCCAGGCGGAGGCCAAGATCACCCGGCGCATCGTGGGCAACCCCTTCGACGGAGCGCCCGACGACGACGGCGTCTACGGTGCCGCCCCCGGCAACCCCGTGCAGCTCCTCGTCCTCGGGGACTCCACGGCTGCCGGTATGGGCGCGGACAACCGCTACCAGACGATCGGGGCGATCCTGTCGACCGGGCTCGCCGCGATCATGGGGCGACCCGTCGAGCTGACCAACGAGGCAGTCGTGGGCGCCGAGTCCTCGGACCTGAGTGCCCAGCTGTCACGGGCCCTCGCCCGCGTCGACAGCCCGGACGTCGCGGTCATCCTCGTCGGCGCCAACGACGTCACCCACCGGATCGACCGGGCGATCTCGGTGCAGCACCTGCAGCGGACCGTGCGCTACCTGCGCACCCTCGACATCCCCGTCGTCGTCGGCACCTGCCCCGACCTCGGCACGGTCGAGCCGGTGCCCTTCCCCCTCAACAGGCTGCTGCGGCAGTGGAGCCGAGAGCTCGCCACCGCCCAGACGGTCGCTGCCGTCGAGGCCGGGGCACGCACCGTGTCCCTGGCCGACTTGCTCGGGCCCGAGTTCGCCGCCAGCCCCACGGTGATGTTCAGCCAGGACCGCTTCCACCCCTCACCTGCCGGCTATGCCCGGGTCGCGTCCGCGCTGCTGCCATCGGTCGCCGCCGAGGTCGACGCCTGGCCCGAGGGCGCGGAGAAGGACACCGAGCCCGAGGCCCACCGGGGCGAGGGCATCGGCGCGCTGGACGACGCGGCCGAGCGGGCCGCGGCCTCCCCCGGCACCGAGGTGGGGCCAGCCGAGGTCAGCGGCCGCCGCGCCGGGCCCCGAGGCCCCTGGGCGATGCTGCGCCGGCGGGGCGAGCACGAGGTCACCGACCTCTGA
- a CDS encoding Bax inhibitor-1/YccA family protein: MSNPILDRVQKDAQRGYAGFRDTGAPQQGYSQPQAGYGQQGYAPQQGGYGQAPGGYGQQPYGQAPAGYGQQPQPGYGQPGPVGGLGGDGGGGRAITLDDVLMRTGALFAVMLAVAAVGWGLSAMVPALGSIMLMVGLVGTIGMSLFMMFRRKPVGAVVAVLYAVLEGALVGPISGFYHAIYDAPGTSVFESIVTQAILATLCVFGAMLVLYRTGVIKVTAKFRAIVSMMIVGYFVFSLINLGYMMFFDGSPFGFGGTGWLGIAISVFGTGLAAVTLALDFDAIDTAIRTSAPVSYGWHLAIGLLVTLVWLYLELLRLLARLRSD, encoded by the coding sequence ATGAGCAACCCGATCCTCGACCGGGTCCAGAAGGACGCGCAGCGTGGTTACGCGGGTTTCCGCGACACCGGCGCCCCCCAGCAGGGCTACAGCCAGCCCCAGGCGGGGTACGGCCAGCAGGGCTACGCGCCTCAGCAGGGCGGCTACGGTCAGGCACCTGGCGGCTACGGTCAGCAGCCCTACGGCCAGGCGCCGGCCGGGTACGGCCAGCAGCCGCAGCCCGGCTACGGCCAGCCCGGTCCCGTCGGCGGCCTCGGTGGCGACGGTGGTGGTGGTCGCGCGATCACCCTCGACGACGTCCTGATGCGCACCGGTGCGCTCTTCGCCGTGATGCTCGCGGTCGCCGCGGTCGGCTGGGGACTCTCGGCCATGGTCCCGGCACTCGGCAGCATCATGCTGATGGTCGGCCTCGTCGGCACCATCGGCATGAGCCTGTTCATGATGTTCCGTCGCAAGCCGGTGGGCGCCGTCGTCGCCGTCCTCTACGCGGTCCTCGAGGGTGCCTTGGTGGGCCCGATCAGCGGGTTCTACCACGCGATCTACGACGCGCCCGGAACGAGCGTCTTCGAGTCGATCGTCACCCAGGCGATCCTGGCCACCCTGTGCGTCTTCGGCGCGATGCTCGTCCTCTACCGCACCGGTGTCATCAAGGTGACGGCGAAGTTCCGCGCGATCGTCAGCATGATGATCGTCGGCTACTTCGTCTTCTCCCTGATCAACCTCGGCTACATGATGTTCTTCGACGGCTCGCCCTTCGGCTTCGGCGGCACCGGCTGGTTGGGCATCGCCATCTCCGTCTTCGGCACCGGCCTCGCGGCGGTCACCCTTGCACTCGACTTCGACGCGATCGACACCGCGATCCGGACGAGCGCTCCGGTCAGCTATGGGTGGCACCTGGCCATCGGTCTGCTGGTCACCCTCGTGTGGCTCTACCTCGAGCTGCTGCGCCTGCTGGCCCGGCTCCGCTCGGATTGA
- a CDS encoding cystathionine beta-synthase: MQIADHITDLIGNTPLVKLSSVAPAEAGLVAAKVEYLNPGGSVKDRIARKLIDAAEASGELRPGGTIVEPTSGNTGVGLALVAQERGYRCIFVCPDKVGKDKIDVLRAYGAEVQIVPTSVAPDHPDSYYSVSDRLTQEIDGAWKPNQFFNLNGPQAHYESTGPEIWEQTDGEITHLVAGIGTGGTITGTGRYLKEVSQGRVKVIGADPEGSVYSGGTGRPYLVEGVGEDMWPGAYDPSVPDEVIAVNDAEAFAMTRRLAREEGLLVGGSSGMAVVAALQIAEREGPDAKIVVLLPDGGRGYLGKIFDDEWMASYGFLPGDEGSDSSVGDVLRGKGGELPALVHTHPNETIREAIDILREYGVSQMPVVGAEPPVVIGEVAGAVNERDLLTAVFEGHASLADPVSAHMGAKLPQIGAVEPVGAATEALEHADALLVVEGGKPLGVITRQDLLGHLSNRAKG; this comes from the coding sequence ATGCAGATCGCAGACCACATCACCGACCTGATCGGCAACACGCCGCTGGTCAAGCTCTCCTCCGTCGCCCCCGCAGAGGCCGGCCTCGTCGCGGCCAAGGTCGAGTACCTCAACCCCGGCGGCAGCGTCAAGGACCGGATCGCCCGCAAGCTCATCGACGCCGCGGAGGCCTCCGGTGAGCTCCGGCCGGGTGGCACCATCGTCGAGCCGACCTCCGGCAACACCGGCGTGGGCCTGGCCCTCGTCGCCCAGGAGCGCGGCTACCGCTGCATCTTCGTCTGCCCCGACAAGGTGGGCAAGGACAAGATCGACGTGCTGCGTGCCTACGGCGCCGAGGTGCAGATCGTGCCGACGTCCGTCGCCCCCGACCACCCGGACAGCTACTACTCGGTGAGCGACCGCCTCACGCAGGAGATCGACGGGGCGTGGAAGCCCAACCAGTTCTTCAACCTCAACGGCCCTCAGGCGCACTACGAGAGCACCGGTCCGGAGATCTGGGAGCAGACCGACGGTGAGATCACCCACCTCGTCGCGGGGATCGGGACCGGTGGCACGATCACCGGCACCGGCCGCTACCTCAAGGAGGTCTCGCAGGGTCGGGTCAAGGTCATCGGCGCCGACCCCGAGGGCTCGGTGTACTCCGGTGGGACCGGCCGCCCCTACCTCGTCGAGGGCGTCGGCGAGGACATGTGGCCCGGTGCCTACGACCCGTCGGTGCCTGACGAGGTCATCGCCGTCAACGACGCCGAGGCCTTCGCCATGACCCGCCGGCTCGCCCGCGAGGAGGGCCTGCTCGTCGGTGGCTCCAGCGGCATGGCCGTGGTCGCCGCGCTCCAGATCGCCGAGCGCGAGGGACCCGACGCCAAGATCGTCGTCCTCCTGCCCGACGGCGGCCGCGGCTACCTGGGCAAGATCTTCGACGACGAGTGGATGGCGTCCTACGGCTTCCTCCCCGGGGACGAAGGGAGCGACTCCAGCGTCGGCGACGTGCTGCGCGGCAAGGGCGGCGAGCTGCCCGCGCTGGTGCACACCCACCCCAACGAGACCATCCGCGAGGCCATCGACATCCTGCGTGAGTACGGCGTCTCGCAGATGCCCGTCGTCGGGGCCGAGCCCCCAGTCGTCATCGGCGAGGTCGCGGGAGCGGTCAACGAGCGTGACCTGCTCACCGCGGTCTTCGAGGGGCACGCCTCCCTCGCCGACCCGGTGAGCGCGCACATGGGTGCCAAGCTGCCGCAGATCGGTGCCGTCGAGCCCGTCGGCGCGGCCACCGAGGCGCTCGAGCACGCCGACGCGCTGCTCGTCGTCGAGGGCGGCAAGCCGCTGGGCGTCATCACCCGGCAGGACCTGCTGGGCCACCTGTCCAACCGAGCGAAGGGCTGA
- a CDS encoding cystathionine gamma-synthase encodes MGEHKSAADARSSQGFSTRAIHAGYEPDPLTGAVNVPIYASSTFAQDGVGGMRSGFEYARTGNPTRRALEANAASIESGTYGRAFASGMAATDAILRASLRPGDHMVIPDDAYGGTFRLIDKVFAEWGIEHTPAPVGDVDAIRAAIRPTTKLVWLETPTNPLLNIGDISAVAEVARGAGARLVVDNTFASPYLQQPLTLGADVVVHSSTKYLGGHSDVVGGLLVTDDEEIDAQVAFLQNGSGGVPGPFDAYLTMRGIKTLGVRMDRHCDNAEAVVDLLSARPEITTVLYPGLPEHPGHEVAARQMSRFGGMISVRLAGGREAAQQLCARTEVFTLAESLGGIESLIEHPGAMTHASTAGSMLEVPDDLVRLSVGIEDCSDILADLEQALDGLA; translated from the coding sequence ATGGGAGAGCACAAGAGCGCGGCGGACGCCCGCTCGAGCCAAGGATTTTCCACCCGCGCCATTCACGCGGGCTACGAGCCGGACCCGCTGACCGGCGCGGTCAACGTGCCGATCTACGCGAGCTCGACCTTCGCGCAGGACGGCGTGGGCGGCATGCGCAGCGGCTTCGAGTACGCCCGCACCGGTAACCCGACCCGTCGGGCACTCGAGGCCAACGCGGCCTCGATCGAGTCGGGCACCTACGGTCGTGCCTTCGCCTCCGGCATGGCGGCGACGGACGCGATCCTGAGGGCCTCCCTTCGTCCCGGGGACCACATGGTCATCCCCGACGACGCCTACGGGGGCACCTTCCGCCTCATCGACAAGGTCTTCGCCGAGTGGGGGATCGAGCACACGCCCGCGCCCGTCGGTGACGTCGACGCGATCCGTGCGGCGATCCGGCCCACCACCAAGCTCGTCTGGCTCGAGACGCCGACCAACCCGCTGCTCAACATCGGTGACATCAGCGCGGTCGCCGAGGTGGCGCGCGGCGCCGGGGCCCGCCTGGTCGTGGACAACACCTTCGCCAGCCCCTACCTGCAGCAGCCGCTGACGCTGGGCGCCGACGTCGTGGTCCACTCGAGCACCAAGTACCTCGGTGGCCACAGCGACGTCGTCGGTGGTCTCCTCGTGACCGACGACGAGGAGATCGACGCCCAGGTCGCCTTCCTGCAGAACGGGTCGGGCGGCGTGCCCGGGCCCTTCGACGCGTACCTGACCATGCGGGGGATCAAGACCCTCGGCGTGCGCATGGACCGTCACTGCGACAACGCGGAGGCCGTCGTCGACCTGCTGTCCGCCCGGCCGGAGATCACCACCGTGCTCTACCCGGGTCTGCCGGAGCACCCCGGCCACGAGGTCGCTGCCCGGCAGATGTCGCGCTTCGGCGGGATGATCTCGGTCCGCCTGGCCGGTGGGCGCGAGGCCGCCCAGCAGCTGTGCGCCCGCACCGAGGTCTTCACCCTCGCCGAGTCCCTCGGCGGGATCGAGTCGCTCATCGAGCACCCGGGGGCGATGACCCACGCGTCGACCGCCGGCTCGATGCTCGAGGTCCCCGACGACCTGGTGCGTCTGTCCGTCGGTATCGAGGACTGCTCGGACATCCTCGCCGACCTCGAGCAGGCGCTCGACGGGCTGGCCTGA
- a CDS encoding MFS transporter, with the protein MTSVFATYQLALMVVLPLFGNLSDLIGRRQVMLVGVALIGASALVFAVAPNVGYLFVGRMLQGAGAGLAMGAATASLVENNTTGNPRFASTVATVATAAGLTLALLVSGIFAEYLPLPLVWSYVVLLALSAASIMALLASPDDRPAVRAGWRPQTPFVPAGIRIGFAIATLSVALAYSVGAIFLSLGAHMIGQFTSTDNTAVVGALLAMSAFFIGGTGLFLAKVPARTLVWSGTALTLLSLALMAAASTVRSLPLFLAWCVVGGIAYSLAFTGGLGLINQLAPQHHRGAILSLLYLIAYTLQAVTALGVGALATSGTLGLAVGAGAVGLGVLCLATVVLLLVHPAPARSTQMAPQQGQPTGG; encoded by the coding sequence GTGACATCGGTCTTCGCGACCTACCAGCTCGCGCTGATGGTCGTGCTACCGCTCTTCGGCAACCTGTCCGACCTGATCGGGCGCCGACAGGTCATGCTCGTGGGCGTCGCGCTGATCGGTGCCTCCGCACTCGTCTTCGCCGTCGCGCCCAACGTCGGCTATCTCTTCGTCGGGCGCATGCTGCAGGGCGCCGGAGCAGGCCTCGCGATGGGTGCGGCGACGGCCTCGCTCGTCGAGAACAACACCACCGGCAACCCGCGCTTCGCCAGCACCGTGGCGACGGTCGCGACGGCCGCCGGCCTGACCCTCGCGCTCCTGGTCAGCGGGATCTTCGCCGAGTACCTGCCGCTGCCCCTGGTGTGGAGTTACGTCGTCCTGCTCGCACTCTCGGCCGCGTCCATCATGGCTCTGCTCGCCTCACCTGACGACCGCCCGGCCGTGCGGGCCGGATGGCGGCCCCAGACCCCCTTCGTGCCGGCGGGGATCCGCATCGGCTTCGCGATCGCGACGCTGTCGGTCGCCCTGGCGTACAGCGTGGGCGCGATCTTCCTCTCCCTCGGCGCGCACATGATCGGCCAGTTCACCAGCACCGACAACACCGCCGTGGTCGGTGCGCTCCTGGCCATGTCGGCCTTCTTCATCGGCGGCACCGGGCTCTTCCTCGCCAAGGTGCCCGCCCGCACCCTCGTGTGGTCGGGCACCGCCCTGACGCTGCTCAGCCTGGCGCTCATGGCGGCAGCCAGCACGGTCCGGTCGCTGCCCCTCTTCCTGGCCTGGTGCGTCGTCGGCGGGATCGCCTACTCGCTGGCCTTCACCGGAGGTCTGGGCCTGATCAACCAGCTCGCCCCGCAGCATCACCGGGGCGCGATCCTCTCGCTGCTCTACCTGATCGCGTACACCCTCCAGGCCGTGACGGCGCTCGGCGTCGGTGCGCTCGCGACCTCCGGGACGCTCGGGCTGGCCGTCGGCGCGGGGGCCGTGGGGCTGGGTGTCCTGTGCCTGGCCACGGTCGTCCTCCTCCTCGTCCACCCCGCCCCGGCGCGGAGCACGCAGATGGCGCCCCAGCAGGGGCAGCCGACCGGCGGGTGA
- a CDS encoding NADPH-dependent 2,4-dienoyl-CoA reductase, with product MTEYPHLFTPLDLGFTTLRNRTIMGSMHTGLEDRSSNFERLAAFYAERAKGGAGLIVTGGFAPNIEGSFYPFASKLTTRREARHHQQVTDAVHREGGKIALQILHAGRYAYHPYSVSAASGKSPITPFAARGLSEKGVRRQIRAFARAAELARSAGYDGVEVMGSEGYFINQFLAPRTNTRTDGWGGTPANRRRIATEIVRAVRAAVGEDFIVVYRLSVLDLVEGGQTWEEILALATEIEAAGATILSTGIGWHEARVPTIVTSVPRMAFTEVAERLRPHVSIPVVTSNRINMPDQAEQVLAGGQADLVQMARPWLADPQWATKAAAGQSDRINTCIACNQACLDHTFQRKVASCLVNPRAGHETQLVLSPTTRRKRVAVVGAGPAGLSAAVSAGERGHEVELFEAGDDIGGQFALAMRIPGKEEFAETVRYYRGELDRRGVRLHLGTRVGVDDLAGFDEVVLATGVTPRVPDIEGIDHPMVITYPQAVLGTREVGERVAVIGAGGIGVDVTELLTTVESPTLDIKEWQDEWGVDPGSAERGGLKEAHPAPSPRTVYLVQRKESKIGAGLGKTTGWVHRAAIKAKGVHQITGASYERIDDEGLHITVDGKPRTLPVDNVVVCTGQESVRDLVEPLEAKGVTVHVIGGADVAAELDAKRAIRQGTELAATL from the coding sequence ATGACCGAGTACCCGCACCTCTTCACGCCACTCGACCTGGGGTTCACCACCCTGCGCAACCGCACGATCATGGGGTCGATGCACACCGGGTTGGAGGACCGGTCGAGCAACTTCGAGCGGCTGGCGGCCTTCTACGCCGAGCGGGCGAAGGGGGGCGCCGGCCTGATCGTCACCGGTGGCTTCGCGCCCAACATCGAGGGGAGCTTCTACCCCTTCGCCTCCAAGCTGACGACCCGCCGCGAGGCCCGCCACCACCAGCAGGTCACCGACGCGGTCCACCGCGAAGGGGGCAAGATCGCCCTCCAGATCCTGCACGCGGGGCGCTACGCCTACCACCCGTACTCCGTCTCGGCCGCCAGCGGGAAGTCGCCGATCACCCCCTTCGCCGCTCGGGGGTTGAGCGAGAAGGGAGTCCGCCGCCAGATCCGTGCCTTCGCCCGGGCCGCCGAGCTGGCTCGCTCCGCGGGCTACGACGGTGTCGAGGTGATGGGCTCCGAGGGCTACTTCATCAACCAGTTCCTCGCGCCGAGGACCAACACGCGCACCGACGGGTGGGGTGGCACTCCTGCCAACCGTCGGCGCATCGCGACCGAGATCGTGCGTGCGGTGCGGGCCGCCGTCGGGGAGGACTTCATCGTCGTCTACCGGCTGTCGGTCCTCGATCTCGTCGAGGGGGGCCAGACCTGGGAGGAGATCCTCGCGCTGGCCACGGAGATCGAGGCCGCCGGCGCGACGATCCTGTCCACGGGTATCGGGTGGCACGAGGCCCGCGTCCCGACGATCGTCACCTCGGTGCCGCGGATGGCCTTCACCGAGGTCGCCGAGCGGCTGCGCCCGCACGTGAGCATCCCCGTGGTGACGAGCAACCGGATCAACATGCCCGACCAGGCCGAGCAGGTCCTGGCCGGGGGACAGGCCGACCTCGTGCAGATGGCGCGGCCGTGGCTGGCCGACCCGCAGTGGGCGACCAAGGCAGCGGCCGGGCAGAGCGATCGGATCAACACCTGCATCGCCTGCAACCAGGCCTGCCTGGACCACACCTTCCAGCGCAAGGTGGCCTCCTGCCTGGTCAACCCGCGTGCCGGTCACGAGACCCAGCTCGTCCTGTCGCCCACCACGCGGCGCAAGCGGGTCGCCGTCGTCGGGGCCGGACCTGCCGGGCTCTCCGCCGCCGTCTCCGCGGGGGAGCGCGGCCACGAGGTCGAGCTCTTCGAGGCCGGCGACGACATCGGCGGGCAGTTCGCGCTCGCGATGCGCATCCCGGGCAAGGAGGAGTTCGCCGAGACGGTCCGCTACTACCGCGGTGAGCTCGACCGTCGTGGAGTCCGCCTGCACCTGGGCACCCGGGTCGGGGTCGACGACCTCGCCGGCTTCGACGAGGTCGTCCTCGCGACCGGGGTGACCCCGCGCGTGCCCGACATCGAGGGCATCGACCACCCGATGGTCATCACCTACCCACAGGCCGTCCTCGGGACCCGCGAGGTGGGGGAGCGGGTCGCCGTGATCGGTGCGGGCGGGATCGGCGTCGACGTCACCGAGCTGCTGACGACGGTCGAGTCGCCGACCCTGGACATCAAGGAGTGGCAGGACGAGTGGGGGGTCGACCCCGGCTCGGCCGAGCGTGGCGGGCTCAAGGAGGCGCACCCCGCCCCGTCGCCGCGCACCGTGTACCTCGTGCAGCGCAAGGAGAGCAAGATCGGGGCCGGTCTGGGCAAGACCACCGGCTGGGTCCACCGCGCCGCGATCAAGGCCAAGGGCGTCCACCAGATCACCGGCGCCTCCTACGAGCGGATCGATGACGAGGGTCTGCACATCACCGTCGACGGCAAGCCCAGGACACTCCCCGTCGACAACGTCGTGGTGTGCACCGGGCAGGAGTCGGTGCGTGACCTCGTCGAGCCGCTCGAGGCCAAGGGGGTCACCGTCCACGTCATCGGTGGCGCCGACGTCGCGGCCGAGCTCGACGCCAAGCGGGCGATCAGGCAGGGCACCGAGCTCGCGGCCACGCTGTGA
- the msrA gene encoding peptide-methionine (S)-S-oxide reductase MsrA — translation MPTAETALPGRDQRPFALPERHAVLDTPLEGPWPEGTEVMYIAMGCFWGAERIFWQLPGVVTTAAGYMGGFTPNPTYEETCSGRTGHTESVLVAYDPQQTRPELLLKSFWENHDPTTPNRQGNDTGTQYRSAIYWTSEAQRAAVEATAASFGEELTRHQLPPIATEMRPADEVGQFWYAEDYHQQYLHKNPGGYCNHGPNGLTCQVGILRQDQVPAQQDVAPPSA, via the coding sequence ATGCCCACCGCCGAGACCGCCCTTCCCGGTCGTGACCAGCGCCCCTTCGCCCTACCGGAGCGACACGCGGTGCTCGACACACCTCTCGAGGGCCCGTGGCCCGAGGGCACCGAGGTCATGTACATCGCGATGGGCTGCTTCTGGGGTGCCGAGCGGATCTTCTGGCAGCTGCCGGGCGTCGTGACGACGGCCGCGGGCTACATGGGCGGCTTCACGCCCAACCCGACCTACGAGGAGACCTGCAGCGGCCGGACGGGACACACCGAGAGCGTGCTCGTGGCCTACGACCCGCAGCAGACGCGCCCGGAGCTGCTGCTGAAGTCCTTCTGGGAGAACCACGACCCGACGACGCCCAACCGTCAGGGCAACGACACGGGCACGCAGTACCGCTCGGCGATCTACTGGACGAGCGAGGCGCAGCGCGCCGCCGTCGAGGCCACTGCCGCCAGCTTCGGAGAGGAGCTGACCCGGCACCAGCTGCCGCCGATCGCCACGGAGATGCGCCCGGCCGACGAGGTCGGGCAGTTCTGGTACGCCGAGGACTACCACCAGCAGTACCTGCACAAGAACCCCGGCGGGTACTGCAACCACGGTCCCAACGGCCTGACCTGCCAGGTCGGCATCCTGCGGCAGGACCAGGTCCCGGCGCAGCAGGACGTGGCCCCGCCGAGCGCCTGA